DNA sequence from the Drosophila sechellia strain sech25 chromosome 3L, ASM438219v1, whole genome shotgun sequence genome:
GTTCACCAAGCCAGTGGGTGATAAGTGGACTCATGCCAAGGAGGTTTGCAAGCAGGAGACATGTTCCTATGGTCCGGATGGCAATGCCCAGGTGGTCAGCACCTTGGAACAGTGTCTCACTGACTGTGCCCCAGGATTCAGCTACCAGAACTTGGACAAAACCAAATGCTGTGGCAAGTGTGTCCAGACTTCGTGCATCTTTGAGCAAAAGCTGTACGAAGTTAACGCAATTTGGAGGTCGGCGGACAATTGCACTACCTACAGTTGCCTGAAGAAGGATGGTCAGTTTTTGGTTACCACCTCGAAAGAAGTATGTCCGGATGTGGGCAGTTGCCTATCCCACCTGTTGTACCAAGATGGCTGCTGCAAGCGATGCAAGTCGGAGCCACTGGTGGAGGACAAATGTGAGTAAAGTCCTAGATCCTAAGTACGGTCCGTCTTAATTCCTCGTTCTTTGCAGCGTCATGTTTGCCTGTTTCCTTGGCCGAGTCGCGTACAAAGGAGATTATCAAGTTTCCTGTGCAAGGACATGGAATATGTGTGAATGTCGATCCCATTCAGGGCTTCACCGATTGCGAGGGTGCCTGCTCCTCTGGTTCCAAGTACAATACACTCACGGACATGCACGAGAAGTTCTGTACTTGCTGCAGTATAAAATCCTATCATCCGATTTCCGTGAAAATGATTTGCGAAGATGGCCACACATTTACACAGAAGGTTtgtcacatttttttttaaattaacattAAACTTTTAATGATATACTTATTAGCACGAGTTGCCCTCCAACTGCGGATGCTCGCCTTGCTCAGAGTTCTCGGACTCTGCAATCGATGTGCGAATGCAGCAGGATGCGCCATCTCCACTACTTCAGTTACTCGGCAAACATAggcattaattatttattcgTTCCCAGAGGAAGTCATTTCCGTAGTTTTAAGAATGTCaagcataaaaaataaaattaaaaaaaaaaatttaatttttctgtaTTTAATTTGCTATAAGATGTTTTTATTCATACACCAAAACTCTAATTGTAACTCAACGTTAGCGGCAACAAACTTTTGCATACTGATCGgggtttttatatatacacgCAAAAACGGTagaatattttacaaatattctacattttgtttacattaatcaTATTTTCAAGCAAGTAGTCCATTGTATATGAAATTAAGTTGATCAACGTGATCAGTAAAGTCTCACCCCAAGCAAAACTTTAATtaccaaaaattaaatgtgTCGAAAAATCGCACAGAAGTTCAGAATTTCATAATTGAAAAAAAAGCATTgtatttatacaaaatatacGTAACATTTTAGTAACATTTGTAACATATACTAAATATATTCATAAATTCATATATACATGATGTTGGGGATATAACAATTCAAGAAATTCGTTCTGGGCTCCCTACGTTTCTAGATACTAGAAGATTATTGGCGAACAGGATAATTATTATACAGcgtaaaaatataaatgtagaTTACAGATAATTGGGGCTAATTCtaagaaaataaacattttgatATTACAGctaaaaaatggaaattttggGAATTACTTCTAATTTTGTATGGGAACAGAGGACATGGGGATCAtggaataatttaaatatccTTGGTGGCTAAAGCTATTTTGTGCCCGGGCGAAGAGACGTTGTTGGTGGTGGCATTGGCCAACCAGCAGGCACTGCCTCAGACGGACTTGATGAGGCGATCCTGCCGCTCGAAGAGTTTCGTCTTGTTGGCCAGCGTCTCAGCGGCGGTGGCAATAACACCACTGGTGGCAGCCATGGCGGCGGATGTGGCACTGGCCAGGCGCTCCTGCATCACGGCGGTCAAACACTCCCGGAATCCCAGCAGGAACTCATCCGCATTCTCCCGGTTGAAGCACATGGGCGGCTTTAGCTTGATCACGTTATCGTTGGGACCGTCGGAGGAGACAAGCACCCTGTGAAGCTGCTTCATTCGGTTGACCACCCAGTGGGCAGCCTTCTTGTCGGGAATGCGCTCCTTCCGATCCTGAACGAGCTCGATGCCCACGAAAAGTCCAGCGCCTCGCACATCGCCAATGCACTCGAATTCTTGCTTCAGACGATTGCACTCCTCCAAAAGATAATCACCTAGAACAAGAGCCTTCTGTTGCAGACCCTCCTCCTCGATCACACGCATCACTGCATTGGCGATCGCACAGGAGACCGGATTGCCGCCATAAGTGTTAAAGTAGGCCACTCCGGTGGCATGGAAGGCCTGAGCGATTTCCGGAGTGGTGACAACCGCACCCACCGGATGACCGTTGCCCATGGGCTTGGCCACACACACAATGTCGGGGATTACGTTTTGGGTCTCGAAGGCCCAGTAGTGACTGCCCACGCGTCCAAATCCCACCTGAACCTCGTCAGCTATGCACACGCCTCCGGCAGAGCGTACCGCATCGTAGACTGCCTGGAAGTATCCAGCTGGTGGCAGAATCTGGCCACCGCAACTCTGCAGACTCTCGGCGATGAAGGCGGCGACGCCGTGGCCCTTGGCCAACTGCTTCTGGCAGATCTCCTCAATGGGCTGAGCATACAGGGCACCCATGTCAGCATCCGGATATATCTTATCCGTGAACTTTCCGCCATAAACGTCCGGACAGGGAGCCACATGCACGTAGTCGGGCTTGGCCTCGCCGCCGGGCTGGTTGAATTTGTATGGTGACACCTCCATGACCGACTGCAGATGACCATGATAGGCACTGTaacgaaataaaagaaattagCATACTTTTTTCATCACCGTTCATAATAATTTCTAAGCAAGctaaaatcatttttcaaatcaaattgaatCTCTAGAATGAAACATAAGAAACTTACTGGTCGAGAGTGATAACATCCTGACGCTTAGTAAAGTTGCGGGCCAGTCGCAGGGCCAGGTCATTAGCCTCGGATCCGGAATTGACAAAGAAGCAAACGGACAGAGGCTCCGGCATTTTGCTGGTCAACGTGCGAGCACACTGGACCAGTTCATCGTGGAGGAAGCGGTTGTTCGTGGAGATGGTCGCCATCTGCAGGGCTCCAGCTCGCACCACCTCGGGATGGCAATGACCCACTGCAAAGATTGAGGTAACTTATAATCTCAATCTATTTAAATTGTTATCAAGTATTAATACAAGTAAAATTAATAACTATATTATATAACTGAATACCAGGCCTCCTCTTTAACTAATCAAACTGATAACTCACGATGAtgaaaaaacccaaaaataaagCTTTCAATTAGCGCTACTGACCCAACGATTATAAGATCAAATTTATAGCTAATCCAAATAGTGATAATATTGTACTGAGAGCGTTACTAAAAATAAGCAAGTCGCGCACGTGATTTTCCCCGAGCCATTTGCTTGCCCGATTGTTTGAGCATATAAGCAGGCCAATCTGGCACGATACCGAAAATAAAACGCTTTCAGACAAGCCCGGATCCATTGGGCGCGGCGTCGCCATCCGTAAGTGTAGCGCTATTCTGTAGGCCCCGACGGATGGGCGATAAGCACCGGACCCGGACCACTCCGCTCCCGTCG
Encoded proteins:
- the LOC6605607 gene encoding alanine--glyoxylate aminotransferase 2-like — encoded protein: MPFAHEQLNLVAREQLSKTETIKLRNQHIGQACQLFYRSDPLKIVRGQGQYMFDEEGTRYLDCINNVAHVGHCHPEVVRAGALQMATISTNNRFLHDELVQCARTLTSKMPEPLSVCFFVNSGSEANDLALRLARNFTKRQDVITLDHAYHGHLQSVMEVSPYKFNQPGGEAKPDYVHVAPCPDVYGGKFTDKIYPDADMGALYAQPIEEICQKQLAKGHGVAAFIAESLQSCGGQILPPAGYFQAVYDAVRSAGGVCIADEVQVGFGRVGSHYWAFETQNVIPDIVCVAKPMGNGHPVGAVVTTPEIAQAFHATGVAYFNTYGGNPVSCAIANAVMRVIEEEGLQQKALVLGDYLLEECNRLKQEFECIGDVRGAGLFVGIELVQDRKERIPDKKAAHWVVNRMKQLHRVLVSSDGPNDNVIKLKPPMCFNRENADEFLLGFRECLTAVMQERLASATSAAMAATSGVIATAAETLANKTKLFERQDRLIKSV